From Microcystis aeruginosa NIES-2549, a single genomic window includes:
- a CDS encoding DUF1822 family protein, whose product MTDQTGTQNQNTIIQLKGNYQIFDRLCELFESGELEKALGISILELEAFSLKKIIVLEEAKSNAKILDISKNTITIQESAVRETSTTIESIKSDIVSLLSFWQNCLENQGFKTATLGKSISRKKVIELDQHLLELILTIDEINNKEIRIYLKVRPQNGKGYLPENLIVSVFDEEGEFFPPQRTNDQTNILDLTIAHSFVCKSNDSFKISFTLNEITIVESFPG is encoded by the coding sequence ATGACTGATCAGACTGGCACACAAAATCAAAATACTATAATTCAACTGAAGGGTAATTATCAAATATTTGATCGGTTATGCGAACTATTTGAGTCTGGAGAATTAGAAAAAGCACTCGGTATTTCTATTTTAGAATTAGAAGCCTTTAGTCTAAAAAAAATTATAGTGTTAGAAGAAGCTAAATCAAACGCTAAAATTTTAGATATATCTAAAAATACAATAACGATTCAAGAATCTGCTGTTAGAGAAACATCAACCACTATTGAATCTATAAAAAGTGATATAGTTTCCCTATTGAGTTTCTGGCAAAATTGTCTTGAGAATCAAGGATTTAAAACGGCAACACTTGGGAAATCAATTAGTCGAAAAAAAGTAATTGAATTAGACCAACATCTACTCGAATTAATTTTAACGATTGACGAAATTAATAACAAAGAAATTCGCATCTATTTGAAAGTTAGACCTCAAAATGGTAAAGGTTATTTGCCTGAAAACCTAATTGTTTCTGTTTTCGATGAAGAAGGAGAATTTTTTCCCCCTCAAAGAACTAATGATCAAACTAATATTCTTGATCTTACGATAGCACATAGTTTTGTTTGTAAAAGCAATGATTCTTTTAAAATTAGTTTTACTCTCAATGAAATTACGATAGTAGAAAGCTTTCCAGGATAG